The DNA window CTAAGCTCGCCTGACCAACACATCATAACCGCAGGAGCGAAAAAGCGGGGTGGCGCGACGCTTCAGCTCGGGCGCGGCAGCGGCGCATGGCCCGGCAGCGCGGCAATGCGCTCCATCCAGGCAGATACCGCGGGGTACGGCTCCAGCCCGATGTCCCCTTCCGGGGCGAGCGCCGCATAGGGATAGCAGGCGATGTCGGCTAGCGTGAGGCGGTCGAGCGCGAGCCAGGGATGCACCGCGAGACGCTCTTCCAGCACGGCCAGCGCCGCGCGTCCGGCTGCCTGAGCTTCGGCGAGGTCCGCAACCCGTCCGAAGCGCAGCACCGCGCGGGCCCGCGCCAGGCCGTAGAGAATTTCGTTCTGCGCCAGCGCCAGCCACTGCATGACGGCCGCCATGCCGAGCGCGTCGAGCGGCAGCAGATCCTCGCGGCCCAGGCGGCGTGCCAGGTAGACGAGGATCGCAGTGGAATCCCAGATCACCGTGCCGCCGTCGTCGAGCACCGGCACCTGACCGCGCGGATTGAGCTGCCGGTAGGCCGCCGTCCGCTGCTCGCCCACCGCCAGATCGACGGCGATCCGCTCATAGGGGGTGCCGGTCAGCGAAAGCAGGAGTCGGATCTTGTGGCAGTTGCCGGAGCGTTCGGCATCGTACAGTTTCACGACGATCTCCTCCTGAGACGGGCTGCGCCATTATCGCTGCCCCTTCCGCCACCCCACAACCGGGAGCTACCGCAGCTATAATGGCGCGTTCCCCGTCCGCCCATGGAGCCGATTCCGCGATGAGCCTGCAAAACGTCCCTTCCGGCAAAGATCTGCCGAACGATTTCAACGTCATCATCGAGATTCCGATGCGCGGGGATCCGGTGAAGTACGAGGTGGACAAGGACAGCGGGGCGATGTTCGTGGATCGTTTCATGGCAACGGCGATGCACTATCCCTGCAATTACGGCTACATCCCGCACACCCTGTCGGACGACGGCGACCCGGTCGACGTGCTGGTGATCACGCCGGTGCCGCTCATCTCCGGTTCCGTCATCCGCTGTCGGCCGGTCGGGGTTCTCAAGATGGAGGACGAGGCAGGCGACGACTCGAAGCTCCTCGCCGTGCCGGTAGAAAAGCTGTGGCCGGCCTTCCGCGAGATCGAGACCCCGCGCGATCTGCCCGAAATGCGACTCGCCCAGATCACCCACTTCTTCGAGCACTACAAGGACCTGGAGCGCGGCAAGTGGGTGAAGATCAAGGGATGGTACGGTCCGGAGGAGGCGAAGAAGGAAATCCTGGCCGGCGTCGAAGGCTACAACAACGCCAAGGTCAAGCCGGCGTTCTGACGTCCCGCGGAAATCGCGAGATGAGTTCTCCCGCCGTAGCCGGCGACGCTGCACCCCTCGTTCTGCGGCAGGACGAAGCGGGCGTCACGACCCTGACCCTCAACCGGCCGGCGCAGTTCAACGCGCTGTCGCGCGCGCTCATCGAAGCGCTGGCGGCGGAGCTTGCGAAACTCCACGGCGACGAGTCGGTGCGCGTGGTGGTGCTCGCGGGCGCCGGCAAGGCTTTCTGCGCCGGTCACGATCTCAAGGAACTCAAGACCTTCAACGATCCGGTCCTGGCGCATCCCGTGTTTGCACTCTGCGGCGAGGCGATGCTCAGCATGATGAATCTGCCGCAGCCGGTGATCGCCCGCGTGCACGGCGTCGCGACTGCGGCCGGATGCCAGCTCGTCGCTGCCTGCGATCTCGCAGTCGCGTCGAGCGAGGCCCGCTTCGCCACCTCCGGCATCAACGTCGGCCTGTTCTGCAGCACGCCCGGCGTGGCGCTCTCACGCAACGTCCCGCGCAAGAAGGCGCTGGAAATGCTGCTCACGGGTGACTATTTCGACGCGCAGGCCGCCCTCGCCTGCGGTCTCGTCAACCATGTCGTGGCGCCCGACGCGCTCGACGCGGCAGTACACGCGCTCGCCGCGAAGATCACCGCCAAACCGCGGCAGGCCATCGCAGACGGCAAACGGGTGTTTTACGAGCAGATCGAGATGAACGCCGAGGGCGCGTATTCGCTGGCGGCCGACGAAATCACGCGCACCCTCTTCACCGCCGAGACCCAGGAAGGTCTCGACGCCTTCCTGCAGAAACGCCCGCCGCGCTGGTCCTGAGCGCCCACGGCGGGAACCGCCGGGTGCGCCTTCAGCGTACGCACCGGCAGGACTCCTGGACGACCGGGTCGCGCGGCGCGCCACTGCCTGGGCGCGTGAACGCGTAGCTCGCGAAGCCCTCCGCTGCACACCTCTTCGCGCAGTCCGCCTCCCATTCCGCCATGCTCGGGCCGCGGAAACTCAGCCAGAGCGCAAGGCCGAACACCCCCAGCATGAGAAGGAACAGGAGGACGCGCATGAGACGAGACGGTTCGTCGTGATCTGCGAGGCGCGCTGGGAGCGACCGTGACGACCCTCGCCCTGCCGGGTCAGCGGTTCTCTTCGCCCGCCGGAGGGGTTGCCGCGCCTGCCGACATCGACAGCATGAGCTCGTTGAGCCGGCGGACGAACGAAGCCGGGTCGTCGAGCTGTCCGCCCTCGGCGAGGAGCGCCTGGTCGAATATGACGCTCGCGAGGTCGTCGAAGCGCGCGCCGGCGCTTTCGACCTTCAGCCGCTCGACCAGCGGGTGGCGCGGGTTGATCTCTAGGATCGGCTTCGTCGTCGGAACGTTCTGGCCGGCTGCCTTGAGCAGGCGCTCGAGGTTGCCGCTCATGCCGTACTGATCGGCGACGAGGCAGGCAGGCGAGCTCGTCAGGCGGTGCGTGACGCGCACTTCCTTCACCCTTTCGCCCAGCACCTTGGCGATGCGGTCGGTCAGGTCCTTGAGCTCGCCGGCTTCGCGCTCCTGCTCCTTCTTCTCCTCCTCGTCGGCGAGCTTGCCCAGGTCGAGATCGCCCTTCGCCACCGACTGCAGTGACTTGCCCTCGAACTCGTGCAGGTGCGACGTCACCCATTCGTCCACCCGGTCGTACATCAGCAGCACCTCGATGCCCTTCTTGCGGAAGATTTCCAGGTGCGGGCTGTTCTTCGCGGCGGCGAAGGTGTCGGCCGTGATGTAATAGATCTTCTCCTGCCCTTCCTTCATGCGCGACACGTAATCGGCAAGCGACACCGTCTGCGCATCCGTGTCGTTGTGGCTGGAGGCAAAGCGCAGGAGCTTCGCGATGCGCTCGCGGTTGGCGTGATCCTCGCCCACCCCTTCCTTGAACGCACGCCCGAACTCGCGCCAGAAGGTGGTGAACTTGTCCGGCTGGTTGGCGGCGAGGTCTTCGACCAGCCCGAGCACCTTCTTCACCGAGCCGGCGCGAATCGCCTCGACGTCGCGCGAATGCTGCAGGATCTCGCGCGAGACGTTGAGCGGCAGGTCGTTCGAGTCGATGACGCCGCGCACGAAGCGCAGGTACACCGGCATGAGCTGCTCCGCGTCGTCCATGATGAAGACGCGGCGCACGTAGAGCTTGATGCCGTGACGGTGCTCGCGGTCCCAGAGGTCGAACGGCGCGTGCGCGGGCAGGTAGAGAAGATGCGTGTATTCCTGCTTGCCCTCGACCCTGGCGTGGACGTGCGCAAGCGGCGGCTCGAAATCGTGCGCGACGTGCTTGTAGAACTCGACATACTGCTCGTCGGTGATCTCGGACTTAGGGCGCGCCCACAGCGCGGACGCCTGATTGACGACCTCGGTGTCGTGGGTGAGGACGTCCGCCTTCTTTTCCTCGTCCCACTGCTCCTTCACCATCACGATCGGCGCCTGGATGTGGTCGGAGTACTTGCGGATGACCGACTTGAGGCGCCAGCTGTCGAGGAACTCGTCCTCGCCCTCGCGCAGGTGCAGGATGACGTCGGTGCCGCGCGCGGCGCGCTCGATCGTCTCGATCGTGTAATCGCCCTCACCGGCCGA is part of the Betaproteobacteria bacterium genome and encodes:
- the htpG gene encoding molecular chaperone HtpG; the protein is MIHSLYSNKEIFLRELVSNASDACDKLRFEALSDPSLFEGDSDLKIRVSFDKEARTITVSDNGIGMSRQEVIDHIGTIAKSGTREFFQALTGDQAKDARLIGQFGVGFYSAFIVADRVTVVTRRAGLGHEHAVRWESAGEGDYTIETIERAARGTDVILHLREGEDEFLDSWRLKSVIRKYSDHIQAPIVMVKEQWDEEKKADVLTHDTEVVNQASALWARPKSEITDEQYVEFYKHVAHDFEPPLAHVHARVEGKQEYTHLLYLPAHAPFDLWDREHRHGIKLYVRRVFIMDDAEQLMPVYLRFVRGVIDSNDLPLNVSREILQHSRDVEAIRAGSVKKVLGLVEDLAANQPDKFTTFWREFGRAFKEGVGEDHANRERIAKLLRFASSHNDTDAQTVSLADYVSRMKEGQEKIYYITADTFAAAKNSPHLEIFRKKGIEVLLMYDRVDEWVTSHLHEFEGKSLQSVAKGDLDLGKLADEEEKKEQEREAGELKDLTDRIAKVLGERVKEVRVTHRLTSSPACLVADQYGMSGNLERLLKAAGQNVPTTKPILEINPRHPLVERLKVESAGARFDDLASVIFDQALLAEGGQLDDPASFVRRLNELMLSMSAGAATPPAGEENR
- the ppa gene encoding inorganic diphosphatase; translated protein: MSLQNVPSGKDLPNDFNVIIEIPMRGDPVKYEVDKDSGAMFVDRFMATAMHYPCNYGYIPHTLSDDGDPVDVLVITPVPLISGSVIRCRPVGVLKMEDEAGDDSKLLAVPVEKLWPAFREIETPRDLPEMRLAQITHFFEHYKDLERGKWVKIKGWYGPEEAKKEILAGVEGYNNAKVKPAF
- a CDS encoding glutathione S-transferase family protein — protein: MKLYDAERSGNCHKIRLLLSLTGTPYERIAVDLAVGEQRTAAYRQLNPRGQVPVLDDGGTVIWDSTAILVYLARRLGREDLLPLDALGMAAVMQWLALAQNEILYGLARARAVLRFGRVADLAEAQAAGRAALAVLEERLAVHPWLALDRLTLADIACYPYAALAPEGDIGLEPYPAVSAWMERIAALPGHAPLPRPS
- a CDS encoding enoyl-CoA hydratase, with product MSSPAVAGDAAPLVLRQDEAGVTTLTLNRPAQFNALSRALIEALAAELAKLHGDESVRVVVLAGAGKAFCAGHDLKELKTFNDPVLAHPVFALCGEAMLSMMNLPQPVIARVHGVATAAGCQLVAACDLAVASSEARFATSGINVGLFCSTPGVALSRNVPRKKALEMLLTGDYFDAQAALACGLVNHVVAPDALDAAVHALAAKITAKPRQAIADGKRVFYEQIEMNAEGAYSLAADEITRTLFTAETQEGLDAFLQKRPPRWS